A section of the Malus sylvestris chromosome 17, drMalSylv7.2, whole genome shotgun sequence genome encodes:
- the LOC126612561 gene encoding uncharacterized protein LOC126612561 isoform X2 produces the protein MALKEKQFEFDLESGGGTREEDESLDVVSSKRPKYKFLGSVLGGLMNSNESIMFTCGVVSSTSSEKSGQVSNASVELVVERNSEGEESQGHMTLAEKACENDRPRKTNSRNASKPPRPPKPPSLDAADQKLVREIIELAKRKRARIEKMKIAKKIKASKSSSLHSGISAMLITLLFFFVIIFQGISSRSIPNVSIHGSPEPAVATTQGFVPLQYYKSGIRSSTSQNFGEDPISRSGAAEEMRKLMDNMKGCKLISLPCLSR, from the exons ATGGCTCTAAAAGAAAAACAGTTTGAATTTGACCTTGAAAGTGGAGGGGGTACTCGTGAAGAAGATGAGAGCTTAGACGTTGTTTCAAGCAAAAGACCGAAATATAAATTCTTGGGTAGTGTTTTGGGAGGGTTGATGAATTCCAATGAATCAATCATGTTTACATGTGGCGTTGTATCATCTACCAGTTCAGAAAAATCTGGGCAGGTTTCGAATGCTAGTGTGGAGTTGGTAGTAGAAAGGAATTCAGAAGGGGAGGAGAGTCAAGGACATATGACCCTTGCAGAAAAGGCATGTGAGAATGATCGGCCTAGGAAGACCAACTCTAGGAATGCTTCTAAGCCACCACGACCTCCTAAACCTCCATCACTTGATGCAGCCGACCAGAAGTTGGTAAGGGAGATCATCGAGCTCGCCAAGAGGAAGCGAGCGAGAATTGAAAAGATGAAAATAGCAAAGAAGATAAAAGCATCCAAGTCATCCTCGTTACACAGTGGCATATCTGCTATGCTCATCACACTACTCTTCTTCTTTGTCATAATCTTTCAAG GGATAAGCTCCAGAAGCATTCCAAATGTGAGTATACATGGGTCTCCTGAGCCAGCGGTCGCAACAACTCAAGGTTTTGTCCCACTTCAATACTACAAAAGCGGCATACGAAGTTCTACCAGTCAAAA TTTTGGGGAGGACCCGATTTCCCGTTCAGGTGCGGCTGAGGAGATGAGGAAGTTGATGGACAATATGAAAG GTTGCAAGCTGATTAGTCTACCATGCCTCAGTCGGTGA
- the LOC126612561 gene encoding uncharacterized protein LOC126612561 isoform X1: MALKEKQFEFDLESGGGTREEDESLDVVSSKRPKYKFLGSVLGGLMNSNESIMFTCGVVSSTSSEKSGQVSNASVELVVERNSEGEESQGHMTLAEKACENDRPRKTNSRNASKPPRPPKPPSLDAADQKLVREIIELAKRKRARIEKMKIAKKIKASKSSSLHSGISAMLITLLFFFVIIFQGISSRSIPNVSIHGSPEPAVATTQGFVPLQYYKSGIRSSTSQNFGEDPISRSGAAEEMRKLMDNMKEVGKCRSCGKILVRWILLVLDNFV; this comes from the exons ATGGCTCTAAAAGAAAAACAGTTTGAATTTGACCTTGAAAGTGGAGGGGGTACTCGTGAAGAAGATGAGAGCTTAGACGTTGTTTCAAGCAAAAGACCGAAATATAAATTCTTGGGTAGTGTTTTGGGAGGGTTGATGAATTCCAATGAATCAATCATGTTTACATGTGGCGTTGTATCATCTACCAGTTCAGAAAAATCTGGGCAGGTTTCGAATGCTAGTGTGGAGTTGGTAGTAGAAAGGAATTCAGAAGGGGAGGAGAGTCAAGGACATATGACCCTTGCAGAAAAGGCATGTGAGAATGATCGGCCTAGGAAGACCAACTCTAGGAATGCTTCTAAGCCACCACGACCTCCTAAACCTCCATCACTTGATGCAGCCGACCAGAAGTTGGTAAGGGAGATCATCGAGCTCGCCAAGAGGAAGCGAGCGAGAATTGAAAAGATGAAAATAGCAAAGAAGATAAAAGCATCCAAGTCATCCTCGTTACACAGTGGCATATCTGCTATGCTCATCACACTACTCTTCTTCTTTGTCATAATCTTTCAAG GGATAAGCTCCAGAAGCATTCCAAATGTGAGTATACATGGGTCTCCTGAGCCAGCGGTCGCAACAACTCAAGGTTTTGTCCCACTTCAATACTACAAAAGCGGCATACGAAGTTCTACCAGTCAAAA TTTTGGGGAGGACCCGATTTCCCGTTCAGGTGCGGCTGAGGAGATGAGGAAGTTGATGGACAATATGAAAG AAGTTGGCAAGTGCAGATCGTGTGGCAAAATTCTTGTAAGATGGATTTTACTGGTCCTGGACAATTTTGTATAG
- the LOC126612561 gene encoding uncharacterized protein LOC126612561 isoform X3 — protein sequence MALKEKQFEFDLESGGGTREEDESLDVVSSKRPKYKFLGSVLGGLMNSNESIMFTCGVVSSTSSEKSGQVSNASVELVVERNSEGEESQGHMTLAEKACENDRPRKTNSRNASKPPRPPKPPSLDAADQKLVREIIELAKRKRARIEKMKIAKKIKASKSSSLHSGISAMLITLLFFFVIIFQGISSRSIPNVSIHGSPEPAVATTQGFVPLQYYKSGIRSSTSQNPESRKWLF from the exons ATGGCTCTAAAAGAAAAACAGTTTGAATTTGACCTTGAAAGTGGAGGGGGTACTCGTGAAGAAGATGAGAGCTTAGACGTTGTTTCAAGCAAAAGACCGAAATATAAATTCTTGGGTAGTGTTTTGGGAGGGTTGATGAATTCCAATGAATCAATCATGTTTACATGTGGCGTTGTATCATCTACCAGTTCAGAAAAATCTGGGCAGGTTTCGAATGCTAGTGTGGAGTTGGTAGTAGAAAGGAATTCAGAAGGGGAGGAGAGTCAAGGACATATGACCCTTGCAGAAAAGGCATGTGAGAATGATCGGCCTAGGAAGACCAACTCTAGGAATGCTTCTAAGCCACCACGACCTCCTAAACCTCCATCACTTGATGCAGCCGACCAGAAGTTGGTAAGGGAGATCATCGAGCTCGCCAAGAGGAAGCGAGCGAGAATTGAAAAGATGAAAATAGCAAAGAAGATAAAAGCATCCAAGTCATCCTCGTTACACAGTGGCATATCTGCTATGCTCATCACACTACTCTTCTTCTTTGTCATAATCTTTCAAG GGATAAGCTCCAGAAGCATTCCAAATGTGAGTATACATGGGTCTCCTGAGCCAGCGGTCGCAACAACTCAAGGTTTTGTCCCACTTCAATACTACAAAAGCGGCATACGAAGTTCTACCAGTCAAAA CCCAGAAAGCAGAAAATggcttttctga
- the LOC126612559 gene encoding probable glycerol-3-phosphate acyltransferase 3, which translates to MPTAFFLMPFFFSYRIFFRKLRGLPRSVSSNSDATGISPSQSKNHNSFGSLYSQRSNLTNQTRIVFDVEGALLKSSCLFNYFMLVAFEAGNFLRALVLFLLCPIIFFVGDELGLKIMVMVCFFGVKKDSFRIGTAVLPKFFLEDVGLEAFEVLRGGNIKVGVSKLPQVMIECFLKDYLEFDMVIGKELKAFGGYFLGIMEDEESNIVSPLLEEQEHGGHDNMGFDTIGISASNKFNDHQLFSYCKEVYLVGDSDKRSWKNLPRDRYPKKLVFHDGRLALTPTPLETLAILMWLPLGIALAIFRIIVGKSLPYDVSFPLLGFSGLRLTVGGPKAQSENLPKDKPRGTLYVCNHRTLLDPLYLCFALKKNLHAVTYSLSKMSEILSPIKTVRLTRNRHRDGKMMEKLLNQGDVVVCPEGTTCREPYLLRYSPLFTEISDEIIPVAINTQVGMFHGTTAGGLKCLDPLFFLMNPSPIYTVQLLEKVSGLSTCRDGNRSSFDVANYVQGEIGKALGFECTKLTRRDKYLILAGNEGIASECTI; encoded by the exons ATGCCCACGGCCTTTTTCTTGAtgccatttttcttttcatatcgCATTTTCTTTCGGAAACTCAGAGGTCTCCCCAGAAGTGTAAGCAGCAACAGCGATGCAACCGGCATATCACCAAGCCAGTCTAAAAATCACAACTCGTTCGGTTCTCTTTACTCTCAAAGATCGAACCTCACAAACCAAACTCGGATCGTCTTCGACGTCGAAGGAGCTCTACTGAAatcctcttgtttgtttaattacttCATGCTCGTggcttttgaagctggaaatTTCTTAAGGGCACTTGTTCTTTTCCTTTTATGCCCTATCATATTTTTCGTCGGTGACGAATTAGGGTTGAAAATAATGGTGATGGTCTGCTTCTTTGGGGTTAAGAAAGACAGCTTTAGAATTGGCACAGCTGTTTTGCCGAAGTTCTTCTTGGAAGATGTTGGGTTGGAAGCCTTTGAGGTGCTAAGAGGTGGGAATATTAAAGTTGGTGTTAGTAAGCTACCGCAAGTAATGATCGAATGCTTCTTAAAAGACTACTTGGAGTTTGATATGGTGATCGGGAAGGAGCTAAAGGCGTTTGGTGGATACTTTTTGGGTATCATGGAGGATGAGGAGAGCAATATTGTTTCGCCGCTTTTGGAAGAACAAGAACATGGTGGACATGATAACATGGGCTTTGATACAATTGGTATCTCTGCCTCCAACAAATTTAATGATCATCAACTATTCTCTTATTGCAAG GAAGTTTATCTAGTGGGAGATTCAGATAAGAGGAGCTGGAAGAACCTGCCAAGGGACAGATACCCAAAGAAGCTCGTTTTCCATGATGGTCGATTGGCTCTCACACCAACCCCACTTGAAACCCTAGCAATATTGATGTGGTTACCACTAGGAATTGCCCTAGCAATCTTCAGAATCATCGTGGGGAAATCACTGCCTTACGATGTGTCGTTCCCTCTACTGGGTTTCAGTGGTCTACGACTGACTGTGGGAGGTCCAAAAGCCCAGAGTGAAAACCTTCCAAAGGACAAGCCTAGAGGTACGCTTTACGTTTGTAACCATAGAACCCTACTAGACCCTCTCTACCTTTGCTTCGCACTGAAGAAAAATCTACACGCTGTAACGTACAGCCTAAGCAAGATGTCTGAGATCCTCTCACCAATCAAGACCGTCCGATTAACAAGAAATCGCCATCGAGACGGAAAGATGATGGAGAAGTTGTTGAATCAAGGGGACGTCGTTGTTTGCCccgaaggaacgacatgtcgtGAACCCTACCTCCTTAGGTATAGTCCCTTGTTTACAGAAATTAGTGACGAAATAATTCCTGTTGCAATCAACACCCAGGTCGGCATGTTCCATGGCACAACTGCTGGCGGGCTCAAGTGCTTGGACCCACTTTTCTTCCTGATGAACCCCTCACCGATCTACACCGTTCAGTTGCTGGAGAAGGTATCCGGGCTGTCCACTTGTCGTGATGGGAATAGATCAAGCTTTGATGTGGCTAATTACGTGCAAGGTGAGATTGGCAAGGCATTGGGGTTTGAATGCACCAAGCTTACAAGGAGAGATAAATACTTAATTTTGGCCGGGAACGAAGGCATTGCTTCTGAATGTACAATTTAA